A window of the Pristiophorus japonicus isolate sPriJap1 chromosome 13, sPriJap1.hap1, whole genome shotgun sequence genome harbors these coding sequences:
- the LOC139278227 gene encoding probable G-protein coupled receptor 139, translating into MHRQEVIHQLELIYYPILAALGVPVNLVALVILSRGKCGLSQCISRYLVAMAGADLLVVIFDVILYRISYIYFRGSFLDITPMCCIIIVLLNAATDSSVWLTVTFTFDRFVAVCSQKLKTRYCTKEMATVIIVTVCVLSLLKCIPLYFVFGPRYVINNIPWDCIVKPSYFSSFGWALFAWLHRIFTPLLPFILILLLNILTVRHILVVSRVRRKLRGQSSGEKDSDPEMKNRRKSMVLLFAISGSFMLLWMTSVVYFLFLRIKNAYYYKGRHDPVFILQQTARMLQLLSSCTNTCIYAVTQTKFREELKNAVTYLFTRIRN; encoded by the coding sequence TTAACTTGGTGGCATTGGTGATCCTGTCCCGTGGAAAGTGCGGCCTCTCCCAGTGCATCAGCCGCTACCTGGTGGCGATGGCAGGGGCAGATCTACTGGTGGTGATCTTTGACGTGATATTGTACCGGATTAGTTATATTTATTTCCGAGGCTCTTTCCTGGACATCACTCCCATGTGCTGTATCATCATCGTCCTCCTTAACGCGGCCACGGACAGTTCCGTCTGGCTAACAGTCacattcacctttgatcgatttgtggctgtTTGTTCCCAAAAGCTGAAAACAAGATATTGCACCAAGGAAATGGCAACCGTGATcatagtgactgtgtgtgtgctgAGCTTGTTAAAATGCATTCCCTTGTACTTTGTATTTGGACCTCGGTATGTAATCAACAACATACCATGGGATTGCATCGTAAAGCCAAGTTATTTTTCCTCCTTTGGGTGGGCACTGTTTGCTTGGCTCCATCGTATTTTCACCCCATTGCTTCCATTCATTTTGATTCTGCTGCTCAATATTCTGACTGTCCGACACATTTTAGTGGTGAGCAGAGTTCGCAGGAAGCTCCGGGGTCAGAGCAGTGGTGAGAAAGATAGCGATCCTGAGATGAAGAACAGAAGGAAATCCATGGTTTTACTCTTTGCTATCTCTGGAAGTTTTATGCTGCTGTGGATGACAAGTGTTGTATATTTCCTATTTCTGAGAATCAAAAATGCCTATTATTATAAAGGTCGCCACGACCCGGTGTTTATTTTACAGCAAACCGCCCGCATGCTCCAGCTCCTGAGCAGCTGCACAAACACGTGTATTTACGCCGtgacccagactaaattcagagaggagCTGAAGAACGCAGTGACATACCTGTTTACTCGTATTAGGAATTAA